One genomic segment of Plasmodium cynomolgi strain B DNA, chromosome 14, whole genome shotgun sequence includes these proteins:
- a CDS encoding hypothetical protein (putative), with protein MRHTMHHLNCLKFSTRHHFKSVIFHQHISKRKISDTCESKIITLTKSKEYDHLKIYRSNIYNGLYENQILQGVKVHRVDPEGYGEIAIYSARQHFLFFLKFFLLIPDEQVNLKVLDINKKKKKTTFQVLCKTRKSKYEIVPRCEYFSKCGGCIYQHIDYKFERKLKKNLLISLCEKYNINVLASGKDYLQNDHYFCEEDQQDEEDQLEISQIKREYTSSDLEEEDRAAQTNSRSGSCTTRGRNPDQASSIPSHESSREHGDSPKAKRANCARMYDFLFSNDYHYRNKSSINLSVTDSLSIGFYKRRSYEICDVDKCHIHDEHIQNVYEQIKKEILDNFKKNYIYVFNKINNSGYLKSVDIKLSKHNSEHQILVSFIGFSLNDKAKKALTKISLHLASKNTSIKGILYNVETNKLKQNRNQVILYGQNYIYHSCGGYTYKLGANTFFQPNQHLNECIVQIILKLVKSYKINAKQSCVYDLFCGIGFYSLPLSDLFGQVISIDYSIDNIKNLEENVKMNNVKNVKCFNLNLFNLHSLRQINLHIRRYIVNLVKQKNYDVYYLLKEKLHSTYVSADSEGALVENLQVIGALGGKGCSCARGCFRGCIRGCLRDCDRGCFQACVVSVCLPMVVHSPYSSLPNFIYEHLNEWPSKEANGNVCNSLAKNGHTDYDDHVLQNAQDGKFPTVDSNKVDEDSYSSREFVIPVPDLVIINPPRKGCEKVFRRWLRGLCCRYIIYISCNANSQFRDINHLTNLG; from the exons ATGAGACACACAATGCATCATTTAAATTGCCTTAAGTTTTCAACTCGCCATCATTTCAAAAGCGTAATATTCCACCAGCATATttccaaaagaaaaattagtGACACGTGTGAAAGTAAAATAATCACACTTACCAAAAGTAAAGAGTATGACCATTTGAAAATTTACAGGAGTAATATTTACAATGGCTTATACGAGAATCAAATTTTACAAGGAGTCAAA GTACACAGAGTCGACCCTGAGGGGTACGGAGAAATAGCGATATACTCAGCAAGGCAacactttttgtttttcttaaaattctttttattaattccAGACGAGCAAGTCAATTTAAAAGTTCTggacataaataaaaagaaaaaaaaaacaaccttCCAAGTGCTATGCAAAACGAGAAAGAGCAAATACGAAATTGTGCCCCGGTGTGAATACTTTTCCAAATGTGGGGGGTGTATATATCAACATATCGACTACAAATTTGAacggaaattaaaaaaaaatctcttGATTAGTTTGTGTGAAAAGTATAACATAAATGTGTTAGCTAGTGGAAAAGATTACCTACAAAATGATCACTACTTTTGTGAGGAGGATCAACAGGATGAGGAAGACCAGCTCGAGATTTCCCAAATAAAGAGGGAGTATACATCTTCCGACTTGGAAGAGGAAGACAGAGCTGCTCAAACGAATAGTAGAAGTGGCAGTTGCACCACTCGGGGCCGCAACCCTGATCAAGCAAGCTCCATACCGAGTCACGAAAGCAGCCGCGAACATGGGGACAGCCCTAAGGCTAAGCGTGCGAACTGCGCAAGGATGtacgattttttattttcaaacgATTACCATTACAGAAATAAATCCTCCATAAACTTATCCGTAACTGACAGTTTATCAATCGGCTTCTACAAAAGGCGCAGCTACGAAATTTGTGACGTAGACAAATGTCACATTCACGATGAACATATACAAAATGtgtatgaacaaattaaaaaggaaatattagacaattttaaaaaaaattatatttacgtatttaacaaaataaataacagtGGCTACCTAAAAAGTGTAGACATAAAACTGAGCAAGCACAACTCTGAGCACCAAATTTTAGTGAGCTTTATTGGCTTTTCGCTAAATGACAAGGCAAAAAAAGCTCTCACAAAAATTTCCCTCCACTTAGCCTCTAAAAATACATCCATTAAAGGCATCCTATACAACGTCGAAAcgaataaattaaaacaaaacagaaatcAAGTCATTTTATACGGCCAAAATTACATCTATCATTCCTGTGGGGGGTATACCTATAAATTAGGAGCCAACACCTTTTTCCAGCCAAATCAGCACCTAAACGAATGCATCGTACAGATCATTCTTAAATTAGTGAAgagttacaaaataaatgccaAACAATCTTGCGTGTATGACCTTTTCTGTGGGATTGGTTTTTATTCCCTCCCTCTTTCTGACCTATTCGGCCAAGTTATCAGTATAGATTACTCCAtagataatataaaaaacttagaagaaaacgtaaaaatgaataacgtgaaaaacgtaaaatgCTTCAATTTGAATTTGTTTAACCTGCACAGTTTGAGGCAAATCAACCTTCACATCAGGAGGTACATTGTCAATTTGgtcaaacagaaaaattatgacgtGTATTACCTCTTGAAGGAGAAGCTTCATTCCACGTACGTATCAGCAGACAGTGAAGGGGCCCTTGTGGAGAACTTGCAGGTTATAGGAGcattgggggggaagggcTGTAGCTGCGCCCGAGGCTGTTTTCGAGGCTGCATTCGAGGCTGTCTTCGAGACTGCGATCGAGGCTGTTTTCAAGCCTGTGTTGTGTCCGTGTGTCTACCTATGGTC GTTCACTCCCCTTATAGCAGCTTGCCAAATTTCATTTATGAACATTTAAACGAATGGCCCTCCAAAGAGGCGAACGGAAATGTATGCAACAGTTTGGCCAAAAATGGCCACACAGATTATGATGACcatgttttgcaaaatgcaCAGGATGGAAAATTTCCGACGGTGGATTCGAACAAAGTAGACGAAGATTCCTACTCGTCtagag AATTTGTCATTCCAGTCCCCGACTTAGTGATCATTAACCCTCCGCGGAAGGGGTGCGAAAAA GTATTCAGAAGATGGCTACGGGGGCTCTGCTGTCGGTACATCATCTACATATCATGCAATGCGAACAGCCAGTTTCGGGACATCAACCATTTGACCAACTTGGGGTAG
- a CDS encoding 26S proteasome regulatory subunit (putative), producing MDNKESIKLYVKKVIEHREIESQVKNLRLDIKEQNKIYEKTEDNLKALQSVGQIIGQVLKQLEDEKFIVKASSGPRYVVGCKSKIDKSKLAIGTRVSLDMTTLTVMKRLPCEVDPLVFNMISDIDKSENSKNKVNYNQIGGLSEQIRQMREVVELPILNPFLFKRVGIKTPKGVLLYGPPGTGKTLLARAMASNINCNFMRIVVSAIVDKYIGESARIIREMFTYAKEHQPCIIFMDEIDAIGGRRFSQGTSADREIQRTLMELLNHLDGFEELGNVKIIMATNRPDVLDPALIRPGRLDRKIEIPLPNETARIEILKIHANKMTKLGDIDYESVCRLCDGFNGADLRNVCTEAGMFAIRSMRDYVIEEDFYKAARKINEAKKLEGKIEYEKI from the coding sequence ATGGATAACAAAGAAAGCATCAAACTGTACGTAAAGAAAGTGATAGAGCACAGGGAAATCGAAAGCCAAGTAAAGAATCTCAGATTAGATATAAaagagcaaaataaaatatatgaaaagaCAGAAGATAACTTGAAGGCACTGCAAAGTGTAGGCCAAATAATAGGCCAAGTGCTAAAGCAGTTAGAAGATGAGAAATTTATTGTGAAGGCATCAAGTGGGCCTAGATATGTGGTAGGATGTAAATCCAAAATAGATAAATCGAAATTAGCCATAGGCACGAGGGTGTCATTAGACATGACTACACTGACAGTTATGAAAAGATTGCCATGTGAAGTAGACCCATTAGTATTTAACATGATTAGTGATATAgataaaagtgaaaatagcaaaaataaagtgaactACAATCAAATAGGAGGATTAAGTGAACAAATAAGACAAATGAGGGAAGTGGTGGAGTTACCAATACTtaacccctttttatttaagaGGGTAGGAATTAAAACACCTAAAGGGGTGCTACTGTACGGTCCACCAGGTACAGGGAAAACCCTACTAGCCAGGGCTATGGCGTCAAACATTAATTGTAATTTTATGAGAATAGTAGTCTCAGCTATTGTAGATAAGTATATCGGTGAAAGTGCAAGAATTATTAGAGAAATGTTCACCTATGCAAAAGAACACCAACCGTGTATCATTTTTATGGACGAAATTGATGCCATAGGAGGTAGAAGATTTTCTCAGGGTACCTCCGCAGACAGAGAAATTCAAAGAACGCTCATGGAGTTATTAAATCATTTAGACGGTTTTGAAGAATTAGGAAATGTCAAAATTATTATGGCTACCAACAGACCAGATGTACTAGACCCAGCGTTAATTAGACCTGGTAGATTAGatagaaaaattgaaattccTCTACCGAACGAGACTGCCAgaattgaaattttaaaaattcatgcCAATAAAATGACCAAACTGGGGGATATAGACTACGAATCGGTTTGTAGATTGTGTGACGGCTTCAATGGAGCTGACCTTAGAAATGTCTGTACAGAAGCAGGCATGTTTGCGATCCGGTCTATGCGCGATTACGTCATTGAGGAGGATTTTTACAAGGCTGCTCGAAAGATTAATGAGGCCAAGAAGTTGGAGGGTAAAATAGAGTACGAAAAGATTTAG